The Setaria italica strain Yugu1 chromosome IX, Setaria_italica_v2.0, whole genome shotgun sequence genome has a window encoding:
- the LOC101758118 gene encoding uncharacterized protein LOC101758118, whose product MAAAAAADHPNDHDLIAFVLRPMAVAGHHHGFVGGGIIHLADVYSVAPERLAERYAPAPGTGGGIWYFLCPARCRHRAAAAGALGQGCWASSSETGGVAARPVRGPDGRRVGQSRALSYSSYGARTAAAPWAAAVTRHGWCMVELALDKQGGGGGRAGGDFVLCKLFRSPRNEAPTTAAPGLVSGCKRKAAVDDHPDTPPGVRQHLMQRSY is encoded by the coding sequence atggcggcggcggcggcggccgatcACCCCAACGACCACGACCTGATCGCGTTCGTCCTGCGCCCGATGGCGGTCGCCGGGCATCATCACGgcttcgtcggcggcggcatcatccACCTGGCCGACGTCTACTCCGTCGCCCCCGAGAGGCTCGCCGAGCGGTACGCGCCCGCGCcgggcaccggcggcgggatctggtaCTTCCTCTGCCCCGCCCGCTGCCGACAcagggccgccgcggcgggcgcccTGGGCCAGGGGTGCTGGGCCTCGTCCTCGGAGACCGGCGGCGTGGCCGCCAGGCCCGTCAGGGGACCGGACGGCCGACGCGTCGGGCAGTCGCGCGCGCTGTCCTACTCCTCCTACggcgcgaggacggcggcggcgccgtgggcgGCCGCGGTCACCAGGCACGGCTGGTGCATGGTGGAGCTCGCGCTCGAcaagcaaggcggcggcggcggtagggcAGGAGGGGATTTCGTCCTGTGCAAGCTGTTCAGGTCGCCTCGCAACGAGGCGCCtaccacggcggcgccggggctcGTCTCCGGCTGCAAGAGGAAGGCGGCGGTCGACGACCACCCGGATACTCCACCCGGCGTGCGGCAGCACCTGATGCAGCGTTCATACTGA
- the LOC101757706 gene encoding QWRF motif-containing protein 7: MHRPRQGPSPNPPARPLAAGASRATATPSPRRTILRPSKASANVATPALQDRRGCARPSTPAPRTSFSFRSASSETSLASTAAIDFGVPASSCPRRTSCSEVRSSLQTTEGSRRPQNSFCFRALDSALSDCQPTLPQALVKPPQPPARKIVVVKKGAMMGGNKAASKQEDVHQLRILDNHHVQYRFLNALAEAMAMAKSVAAEESLYGLSERIAGLQQSVAEKKAEVERLKRVEKVHSVVGAQTNIGGVNETLQSGMKILEELSHSVENFSGKYPQISASMNNATTNQY, translated from the exons ATGCACCGCCCGCGCCAGGGTCCCAGCCCGAACCCGCCCGCTCGTCCTCTCGCCGCTGGTgcctcccgcgccaccgccactCCCAGCCCGAGGAGGACGATCCTCCGCCCCTCCAAAGCCTCTGCTAACGTGGCCACGCCGGCGCTCCAGGACCGCAGGGGCTGCGCGCGGCCGTCGACGCCAGCGCCGCGCACCAGCTTCAGCTTCCGCAGCGCCTCGTCTGAGACCTCGCTCGCATCAACGGCAGCCATTGACTTCGGCGTGCCAGCGTCGTCCTGCCCTCGCCGCACCTCGTGCTCTGAGGTTCGGTCATCACTGCAAACGACAGAGGGGTCCCGGCGGCCACAAAACTCGTTCTGCTTCCGCGCACTCGACTCGGCACTGTCAGACTGCCAACCAACACTCCCACAAGCTTTGGTGAAGCCACCGCAGCCCCCTGCAAGAAAGATTGTAGTGGTCAAGAAGGGTGCAATGATGGGAGGCAACAAGGCTGCTTCGAAGCAGGAGGATGTGCACCAACTGCGGATTCTGGACAATCACCACGTTCAGTACAGGTTCTTGAATGCCCTGGCGGAGGCCATGGCGATGGCCAAGAGTGTAGCAGCTGAG GAATCACTCTATGGACTCTCGGAGAGGATTGCTGGTCTGCAGCAATCTGTTGCAGAAAAGAAGGCTGAAGTGGAGCGTCTCAAGAGGGTAGAGAAGGTGCATTCTGTTGTTGGTGCTCAG ACCAATATTGGAGGAGTCAATGAAACTCTTCAATCTGGAATGAAAATTCTGGAAGAATTGTCTCATTCTGTTGAAAATTTTTCAGGAAAG TATCCTCAGATTTCTGCGTCCATGAATAATGCAACCACAAATCAATATTAG